One genomic region from Sulfurimonas sp. encodes:
- a CDS encoding glycosyltransferase, whose protein sequence is MKTTKEPTALICLSHHIGGMELAATKLAKVLSNYVDLTYIVKQNTFIHKECDENPDYEFVKFETINFRTTIMSPSIIFSVRDIVKKNHIKNVIFVGASEMKSLYFAFLGLNINLILRHGTIKSHPKKSFFHTLIYSNVSTHVAISKYMSGNVKYIIPFGKKTNLKVIVPSLANKLSTLEPTNSETFRLLHAGRVTSGKGIDKAIEACDILDKNNIDFKFDNFGPADSKYSQQLEALLESIDYKKNININGFTDKIYDEYMKHDVFIFPTPDEGYGNVMMESISHGIIVLAFDNTAISNFGEMGFHIHLVEDKSLNALKEKLLYIAQNLKEEKQLAYKNIEKAKIVFFSRA, encoded by the coding sequence ATGAAAACAACAAAAGAACCAACTGCACTAATTTGTCTATCTCACCATATAGGTGGGATGGAATTAGCAGCAACAAAATTAGCTAAGGTTTTGAGCAACTATGTTGACCTTACCTACATAGTAAAACAAAATACATTTATTCATAAAGAGTGTGATGAAAACCCAGACTACGAATTTGTAAAGTTTGAAACTATTAATTTTAGAACTACCATTATGAGCCCATCTATTATTTTTTCAGTTAGAGATATTGTAAAAAAGAATCATATTAAAAATGTTATTTTTGTTGGTGCTTCTGAGATGAAATCATTATATTTTGCATTTTTAGGACTAAATATTAACTTAATACTAAGACATGGAACCATTAAATCTCACCCTAAAAAAAGTTTTTTTCACACTCTTATTTATTCAAATGTATCAACTCATGTTGCCATATCAAAATATATGTCAGGAAATGTAAAATATATTATTCCTTTTGGCAAAAAAACAAACTTAAAAGTTATTGTCCCATCTTTAGCAAATAAACTTTCAACACTAGAACCAACTAACTCTGAAACATTCAGACTGCTTCATGCAGGTAGAGTTACTTCAGGTAAAGGAATTGACAAGGCAATAGAAGCCTGTGATATTTTAGATAAAAATAATATAGATTTCAAGTTTGATAACTTTGGACCAGCAGATTCAAAATACAGCCAACAACTTGAAGCATTACTTGAGAGTATAGATTATAAAAAAAATATCAATATAAATGGGTTTACGGATAAAATTTATGATGAGTATATGAAACATGATGTTTTCATCTTTCCAACTCCAGATGAGGGATATGGAAATGTTATGATGGAGTCTATCTCTCACGGAATAATTGTTTTAGCATTTGACAATACAGCAATTAGTAATTTTGGAGAGATGGGTTTTCATATACATCTAGTAGAAGACAAATCCTTAAATGCTTTAAAAGAAAAACTACTATATATTGCACAAAATTTAAAAGAAGAAAAACAATTAGCTTATAAAAATATTGAAAAAGCAAAAATTGTTTTTTTCTCCAGAGCGTGA
- a CDS encoding glycosyltransferase family 8 protein encodes MNTYNIAIAFNKLYLQHACVTVMSLLENNKNLKFKIYIIYDGLNSNDILLMNNLVSSYDCTLVFKEVEDHMFDNVQTKGRQTKVVYYNLLIPKLINESRVYYLDVDLVVNGSIQEFYEQDFEDNYAVGVEDWKLFNRHETLKMKLTSKYLNNGSMLLNLRKIIDDNLYDKYIKCINTIDELIFLDQDVINAVIDGKWKVAPLKYNAISSYVRESFLENTYFKKEEILEAYNNPVVVHYTGGRKPWHYKSRNKFRYLYWKYLALTPFKDYIEPDRTALNIIKKNITTFSKKYFK; translated from the coding sequence TTGAATACATACAATATAGCTATCGCATTTAACAAACTTTATCTACAGCATGCATGCGTAACAGTAATGTCTTTACTGGAAAATAACAAAAATTTAAAATTTAAAATCTATATTATTTATGATGGCCTTAATTCAAATGATATTTTATTAATGAATAACTTAGTATCATCTTATGATTGTACTCTTGTTTTTAAAGAAGTTGAAGATCATATGTTTGATAATGTTCAAACTAAAGGAAGACAAACAAAAGTTGTTTACTACAACCTACTAATTCCAAAGTTAATTAATGAATCCAGAGTCTATTATCTTGATGTTGATTTAGTAGTAAATGGTTCCATACAAGAGTTTTATGAACAGGATTTTGAAGACAATTATGCTGTTGGAGTTGAGGATTGGAAACTTTTTAATAGACATGAAACATTAAAAATGAAACTCACATCAAAATATCTCAATAATGGCTCAATGTTACTAAACTTAAGAAAGATTATAGATGATAATTTATATGACAAATATATTAAATGTATAAACACAATTGATGAACTTATTTTCTTAGATCAAGATGTTATCAACGCAGTAATTGATGGTAAATGGAAAGTAGCTCCCCTAAAGTATAATGCAATTAGCTCGTATGTTAGAGAGAGTTTTTTAGAAAATACATATTTTAAAAAAGAAGAGATTCTAGAAGCATACAATAATCCTGTAGTAGTTCACTATACAGGTGGACGTAAGCCATGGCACTATAAAAGCAGAAATAAATTCAGATATCTTTACTGGAAATATCTTGCTCTTACTCCTTTTAAAGATTACATAGAGCCAGATAGAACAGCTTTAAATATTATAAAGAAAAATATTACCACTTTCTCAAAAAAATATTTTAAATAA